In one window of Streptomyces sp. NBC_01224 DNA:
- a CDS encoding cupin domain-containing protein has protein sequence MSLITPNVQGGILVRDAEAEVLGRAESTVRLFADASTTGGALSAHRVTLTAGADGASPHHHAGSAELFFVLGGRLQALTGDSVITADEGDFLLVPPGLPHAFAAEPGADADVLIVITPGVERFDYFRLLDRVRKGTADPQEVLDSQERFDNFFVESAAWRRARQRY, from the coding sequence ATGTCCCTGATCACTCCCAATGTCCAGGGTGGAATTCTGGTCCGGGATGCCGAGGCCGAGGTGCTGGGCAGGGCTGAGAGCACCGTGCGGCTGTTTGCCGACGCCAGTACCACCGGCGGGGCCCTGAGCGCCCACCGGGTGACTCTGACCGCGGGCGCCGACGGAGCCTCACCGCACCACCACGCCGGATCCGCCGAGCTCTTCTTCGTGCTCGGCGGCCGGCTTCAGGCGCTGACCGGGGACAGTGTGATCACTGCGGACGAAGGGGACTTCCTCCTCGTGCCGCCAGGACTGCCGCACGCTTTCGCCGCCGAACCCGGTGCGGACGCTGACGTTCTGATCGTCATCACCCCGGGCGTCGAGCGCTTCGACTACTTCCGGCTGCTGGACCGTGTTCGCAAGGGCACGGCTGATCCACAGGAAGTCCTGGATTCGCAAGAGCGCTTCGACAACTTCTTCGTGGAGAGTGCCGCGTGGCGGCGGGCCCGTCAGCGTTACTGA
- a CDS encoding MarR family winged helix-turn-helix transcriptional regulator, whose translation MTKGDVTKQSATAETRRSPRDAVDQILDQWHKERPDLDLSAMGVFGRLGQLSLLLTPALEGVFAQHGLRRGEFDVLAALRRSGPPYTLIPSALAKTLMLSRAGMTNRLDRLEADGLVERRLDPTDRRSFHVALTARGHTVVDAAVTDHAANESRLLSALTPDERETLDHALRTLLQAIE comes from the coding sequence GTGACCAAGGGAGACGTGACCAAACAGAGCGCGACTGCCGAGACGCGCAGGAGCCCCAGAGATGCGGTCGACCAGATCCTCGACCAGTGGCACAAGGAACGGCCGGACCTGGACCTGTCGGCGATGGGGGTCTTCGGACGGCTGGGCCAGCTCTCGCTCCTCCTCACCCCCGCCCTCGAAGGAGTCTTCGCCCAACACGGCCTGCGCCGCGGCGAGTTCGACGTCCTGGCCGCGCTGCGCCGCTCCGGGCCCCCGTACACCCTGATCCCGTCCGCCCTCGCGAAGACCCTGATGCTCTCCCGCGCCGGCATGACCAACCGCCTGGACCGCCTGGAGGCGGACGGCCTGGTGGAACGCCGCCTCGATCCCACCGACCGCCGCAGCTTCCATGTCGCACTCACCGCCCGCGGCCACACAGTCGTCGACGCCGCGGTCACCGACCACGCCGCCAACGAATCCCGCCTCCTCTCCGCCCTCACCCCCGACGAACGCGAAACCCTCGACCACGCCCTGCGCACCCTGCTCCAGGCGATCGAGTAG